The proteins below are encoded in one region of Pleuronectes platessa chromosome 14, fPlePla1.1, whole genome shotgun sequence:
- the LOC128455517 gene encoding olfactory receptor 6N1-like, giving the protein MENHTNPPYFILTMFVNLGSYRYPTFVLCFLLYAFIVSANLVIILAISQEKKLHEPMYIFIMCLSINSMYGSAGFFLRFLRDLLSDTHMISRSACFTQVYIIYSYASYELTILGIMAYDRYVAVCQPLHYHNKITLKVVSKLIVVAWVIPSISVAVCVFLSSKLPLCGNKIPKVFCANWPIVKLSCVATLINNLVGMLVSTSTVFLPLAFVLFTYVRIFLVCRKRSLKFKGKVLQSCVPHIVTFVSYSITVFCDVALSRINVEELNRFLGVILSLEFVVIPPILNPLVYGLKLPEIRKTISRMLSCSKHDEKAKP; this is encoded by the coding sequence ATGGAAAACCATACTAATCCCCCTTATTTTATCCTCACCATGTTTGTGAACTTAGGCAGCTACCGCTACCCGACATTCGTCTTGTGTTTCTTGCTGTATGCGTTTATTGTCTCAGCTAATCTGGTCATAATACTGGCAATATCACAGGAGAAGAAATTACATGAGCCCATGTATATTTTCATCATGTGCCTCTCTATTAACTCTATGTACGGCTCTGCTGGCTTCTTCCTCAGATTTCTCAGAGATCTTTTGTCTGATACTCATATGATCTCACGGTCGGCATGTTTCACTCAGGTCTACATCATTTACTCCTATGCATCCTATGAGCTCACCATTTTAGGCATCATGGCATATGATCGATATGTCGCTGTGTGTCAACCTTTGCACTATCACAACAAAATAACATTGAAGGTGGTGTCTAAGCTGATTGTGGTAGCGTGGGTGATTCCTTCCATTTCAGttgcagtttgtgtttttctgtcctcCAAGCTTCCTTTGTGTGGCAATAAGATACCTAAGGTGTTTTGTGCAAACTGGCCTATCGTAAAACTGTCATGTGTTGCTACTCTGATCAATAACCTTGTTGGAATGCTTGTTTccacaagcacagtttttcttccCCTGGCTTTTGTCCTGTTTACATATGTACGAATCTTTTTGGTGTGTAGAAAACGCAGTTTAAAATTCAAGGGCAAAGTACTACAAAGCTGTGTGCCACACATTGTTACATTTGTCAGTTATTCCATCACTGTGTTTTGTGACGTTGCCCTGAGCAGAATTAATGTTGAAGAGCTCAATCGATTTCTGGGTGTAATTCTGTCACTTGAGTTTGTTGTGATTCCTCCGATTCTGAATCCTCTTGTGTATGGCCTGAAGTTACCAGAAATTAGAAAAACGATATCCAGAATGCTCTCCTGCTCAAAACATGACGAAAAAGCTAAACCTTAG